From the genome of Prunus persica cultivar Lovell chromosome G8, Prunus_persica_NCBIv2, whole genome shotgun sequence:
AGCCGGAGTTCCCCTGTGCCATACTTGTCAGCTACGTGAGCTAGCTCATCCATGTCATCTGCTTGGAGCCGGCCGACTGGAATGTGAAGTCCCACGTAGCTTAGACCTTCTTGTTTTTGTGGATGGACACCTACGTAGTCTCTCCTTTCCCATTGCTTCTGAACCAGGTCTTCAGAAGATGCTCTCTCCAGCTCTTGAAAAGGCATCCTTTTTGCAACCTCTGCCCTGAATCCTTCTATGCCCTGCATTCATataattttcaacaaaatgtCAGGCAAATACCATCAAGAAGTTAACAATTCAATGCTCATTCAAATAATGTAGAACATGTTTTAAATGGtggtgaaattttttagaaGCATTTCTCCTTAAGAAGATTGAAACATGACATAATAAATTCAGTAATAACTTTGAAGATCACACATATTACGGCATATTGAAACTAGATCTATATAGTTGGGACAATGGTTACTTACTAGTTCATCAATCAACCACATCATTCTCGTCTTCTGTCGGTTCCCTCTGGTGCCAAGGTCTCTATAGGCCTCTAGCACTGCTTTGCAAAGTGGGATCACATCATCTGCGGAGACCCAGGCATCAAGAGGAACTGCCTCTGCACACCGTTTAGGACTAAAGAAGCCTCCCACAAGCAAATTGAATCCAAATCTTCCGTCCTTTGTTGCAGGCATGTAAGCGAGATCGTTGATGTGGGGATGCTCAAAAAGATCATGAGATCCCACCACACACACATTCCACTTTCTTGGCCTGCTCAGATGAAAACTAAACTTAAGAATCCAAGCAACTCATTCCATTCATgctttgacccaaaaaaaattccattcaTGCTTAATTTTAGTAAAGTATTTCTCCTATCTGAACTAACCAAATAATGAAACAGTGCTCCATGTTCAGCCGCTTAAACCATgactttatgaaattaaacCCCTAATTATGTACAAATAACAGAAAAGTACATTCAACATATGGGGAAGGGAGCTAAAACACTTACAAGTTTGTGACAGTAGGATTGCCAAGTGAATTGGCAGTGATATATTGGGACAGCAAGTTTGTGTAAGGTCGTGTATCAACAATCTCTTCGGGGTCGATTCCGGCGAGAGGATTTCCAACTGGGTTTCTCACATTGTCCATGCCACTCTGCAGACTTGTCAAGCCAACCTTAGCGAGACCTTTTAGAATTTCTGGCACATCAGGCAGTACCACTCCCCGGATTTGCCAATTTTGCCTGGTTGTAACATCCGCACAACCATCCTCACCATATTTTCTTATCACGCTCGCTAGATATTTTGTTTGTGCACTTGTTGTAACTCCATTTGGTAGCTTCAGTCTCATCATAAATCTACCATCtgatcatcatcaccaccagTATTAATTAACCAATAAGAACATACTGAAAAAGTAAGATGCTTGTTGCATTTAAGATAAAAATGCCAATATAGAAAGAAAAGTCAAACAATCCAACAGGCTATGCTGTCGGACTGTTAATTCGGAAAATTAGTTAAATTCCTGTTCAAATGTCTAATCTTTATTGATAATCTGAAAAGATAAAATGTCTAGAATATCTAACAAGAAAACATTACCCTATGTAAGAATATTCGAAATATGTGCAAAATTTAACAAAGCAAACAAGTATAGATCAAATTAACTCACAATGATTCTTTCTCCTGTGGAAAAGGCCAAGCCACTTGAGCCTGCCATCAATATCATCCTTACTATCCTTAGACTTCTCAAGCTCCTCAAAAGAAGTCTTGGCAAGCTCTTCAATCCCATTTTCCATGAAAAGCTTCATGGGTTCCTTCTGAATCTTCACCTTCTCCTGAACATTAATCCCTCCTCTAAACTTCTCTTTCAAAACCCAATACCcatctctctcctccactCTAGGCTCCAACCTGGCAGCCTCCACATTCTTGGAAACCGGCGCCAGGGGGGTGGTGGCGGCTGCTAGCCTCGTCTGCTTGCAGCAGGGGAGAGCTGAAGACAGgggaggagaaagaaactgAACAGATAGTGATGATGACATGGCTGGTCAGAGTATGCTGCTGGTGCGGATGATTGCAAAGAGCTCCAAATTTTGATGGCGTTGTTGAAGTAGGAattgaaagagagaagagggctTGCATTTTTGTAGGTGAGCTTAGCGGTGAGGACCTTAGGAGGAGGGAGACGTTCATTTTTGGTTGTGACGGAGGggcttttggcttttggcttttggctGGAGCCAAGGGTCGTCGTATTTTGTCTTGGAGAGGAAATGGGGGGACTGGTGACGGTTATATTGTATATACCATTGTATATCCCTTTCCTCcaaagtttttatttgttgtttgcctttgttttttcatgcatttggGTTACGGTGGCCCCTGTCCACCATGTGCCACGTTTCGGAGATGTGTTTTGTAGACAAGTTGTCCAacttgattttttatatattttttcaaaaaatagaaaataagacTACAAGCGATAGTTAAACTATAAGGGATACAATTCTCCATCATCCCGATCTCTCTTTTATtagccaaaaaataaaaaaaactataataattaaatttcatttatttataatcagATTGACAGAATTGAAACATTTGATCTAATTTGTTAACATCTGCAAACAGAGTTACTAAAatcgaaaaaataaaatttcggtcatcaaaattaaatttgatcCCACTGTAGtgataaaaaaatgtaattatcCCTATATTTCAGCTCTTTTAACTCAGTTTTTCGCTGACCACAGACTTGAACTTGATGTTCTGGTTTTTTACTAgactgttttgtttttcaccTCGTTTAAGTTATTGAACTGTCGGCCCAGCCCATCAAAGACTCAGTCCCAAAAacctactctctctctctctcccaaaaGCATACTCTTGCTACTCTTTCTTCAACTGCTGTTGTTCAGAGCAGCGAAGCCATGTCAACGATCAAGGAGATCCTTACCCGACGACCCGTGATGGCGACGATCCGGGTCACAGTCCCGGCCGGCGCGGCCAGACCCAGCCAGCAACTGAGCCCTGCTTTGGGTCAATACAGGCTGAACATGATGGCCTTCTGCAAGGACTTCAACGCCCGGACCCAGAAATTCAAACCCGACACGCCCATGGCGGTCACCATCACCGCTTTCAAAGACAACACCTTCGAGTTCACGGTAAAGTCACCGTCTGTCAGCTGGTACCTGAAGAAGGCCACCGGCGTCGAGTCCGGCAGCAGCCGACCCGGACACGTGGTCGCTTCTAAGCTGTCGGTGAGGCACGTGTATGAGATCGCCAAGGTGAAGCAATCTGACCCGTATTGCCAGTACATGCCCCTGGAGTCCATTTGTAAGTCTGTTATTGGAACGGCTAATTCTATGGGGATTAAGATTGTTAAGGATTTGGATTGATTTGGGGGGAAATGTCACATTTTGAAACcctagatttttttttgggtcgaatAAACCCTTAAGTTTGTTCCTCATTTCGAGAAaaagattggatttttgtttggtttgagaGGTTTTGCTTCTCACTTGTACTCTGTTGTAATTGAATagcttttcaatttgaatgaGAAATGAAGATGGCTTCACTAgccttgttttgtttatgaCTTATCTTATTAGTTGGTACTTTATTACAAGACATAGCTGAAGTTGATTTGTTGAAAAGTTCCATATAGCATTTACTCTGCAATTGTAATGCACCTTGATCTTGCATAAttgggtttattttttctctctctgtttctttatgTCATTCTGAATAAGGTTCTGTCCTGATTGAATAGATTTATGAATTTGACCAAGTTGGAAAGTGGTTTCCCAGAATGAATTCAGGATTAGCTCTTTGACTGCTACTTTGAGTTGATGAGGTGGGATTAGGCTCTTGAGCTCTTAACTGATATGGAAACAGATGGAATcagattgaaattttattacaTTGATTCATTATTAGAGGTTGGTGTTCAGGAAAAtggattgagttcaaattaTGAAATAATGGAGGAGAACAAATGGATTGTAAAATTGATTAGATCAAACATTTGAGCTTTTAATGAGAGTTGGAACTTAGAGGATTTTACTAATTTGGGTTTTCTCGGGGGGCGCCCAGCAGATACAAGAAGGTTTACAACTAGAGGGTTGGGTTGGGGAAGAGGAATTCCAGGTCTTCTTGTCAATGATCGTTAAGAAGGGCATGTTCATGACGCCTTTGGCTGATGAATGAGGTGGATTAGTCATGATTACATTTCCTTTGCATCAACATTTGATTACATTTTGGAAATAATGGAGGTGAACAAATGGGTTGGTGGTTCTAGTTCTTATAAGTGTCTTAGATTGTATGTATGACAATgacaaaatttgatttgatgaaGCATTTGAGCTTTTAATAAGAGTTGGAACGTGGAGGATTTTACTAGTTGGGCTTTCCTGAGGAGGGTGTCACCAAGGATACAAGAAGATTTATAGCCAGAGGGTTGGGGAAGGGGAGTTCCAGGTCTTCTTGTCCATGATCGTTTCATCTGTGCATTAAATTTTTCCATGAACAAGAAGGGCATGTCCATGACACCTTCGGGCTGATGAATGAAATTATTAGTCATGGTTACTCGTCTGTTGCATCAACATTTGATGTTCATGTTCTGATCATGGATTTTGTGTGCAAACAAAAGTTGGTAGTGAATTGAAACGCCATGGTTGAAAGTATAGAGTTGAAAAAGGTTTATGGACCTCATCAGTCATCACCTCAATACCTCATACAGGCTGTTATGGGGGCCATTTGTTTCTGCAGATGATACAAAATGGAATATTTACTCACTATTCAGGAAGTTGTTGCTTCTGCGTCTGTCTTAAGGAACAGAATGGTTAGAACTTGTCAAGCCAACCTCAGCAAGACCTTTTAGAATTTCCGGCACATCCGGCAGTACCACTCCCGGCAGAAGGCCACACCAAAAGGGAAAACAGAGTTTAATTGCAACACTAAAACGCCTGAAGCTCAATCGTACATGTGTTGCATGGAAAATACTATAAATCAATATGTCAAgtgttttgttaaatttttaacattatcttcttcttctaagtCGCCCCTACTAAAAGAAATTTCTGGCTTCAGCATCAAAGACAATTATTTGGCTAATTGGGGTACCAATTCATCGaagagtttttaaaatttttatcaataagaccagtttataatttttattcgAACATCATCCACGTCATATTATGGTCACATTTATAcgatggatatatatataaatgagaatgatatGATTGTTAACATAGTTTAGGATGAAGATAAGCCGCTGTGATTTCTTTTGGAGCACCAATAAATTGAGCTACAGATTTCTCATAACTGGAAATGCTTTGCAAATATGGGCTTACttctgcaaaagaaaaaaatgctttaaaaatttatatatatatatatatatatttatttaattagatGGAGTTAAGATATTGGGGGAAACTAATAGCATATAATCATTGGTAGTACAATGCATCAACAACACTTCAATGTCCGATTCTGTAGTAGATTGTCCCATTCAGTTCCAAATAATTCTTCTCCAGTAATATTTTCTTCAACTCTATCATACATCAATATGCAATCTCAATTTTCATCGTGAAATTAGTTTTTTCTACGATAAATAATGTGTGCAGTGACataatttagttttctttgttttccaaggTATTGCAAACATGTTTGAGCTCCCACACTGGAACACTACAGTTCCTTGGAGGTCTTTTTAAGACTTACTCTTGGAAATAGAATAGTTTATATTGGCTATGCAAGTGGCCCAATTGAGTGGCTTGTGGGTATGGCCTTTGGTTAAATGCCTAATTAGTTGGGTAAattgttaattaatatatttaattaatcaaaacatggggctcttgggctctgtgatttaaatttaaacctattagttaattaattaaattgggttAAAGAGTTTATATAgtgataataattttaaaaaaaacaacataaatgtacgtacgtatttttaatgtttcatacatgtaatttttataaaaatttgagtaagacacacaaaattcacgtattatacaaataattctcacatgttatggaataagaataacatatgttataaaaattactagagtggaagattaatatctactttggatatgttgaaactagcaaattaatatttatacggtacaaactaatgcaactaggagggtacttttggattttttattttttatttcttttaatgaaatagtatagccgtgcggctatactaagattttttgaaaaaacaacttttgacacgtggcgctaaAGAGAGGgttctcagtttttttttttaaaaagaaaggtgcagcccaacggctatactccgtgttttaaattttttttaaaattgaccttgtgttgacacgtggcgccaaaTGGATGGGGTTCaactttttttatgtttaaaaataatatagccgcacggctaaacagtatagccgcgcggctatactatttaacaCGTGGCCGCTCTGCAGCTGCTCTGTTTTTCACAAggacatagtatagccgggcgacTATACTCGAttttaatctttaaaaaaaaaaaatagaatagccggccggctgcacgttttaaaaaaaattaaaaagtaaaatgtctttaataaatagtttagACGAGCGGtaactaataaattaaaacctattagttaatttattaaattggGTTAAAGATTTTATATAgtgataataattttaaaaaaataacatatatatacacataaatgtacgtacgtatttttcaataatacattcgtGCTCTATACACGTCTCATGTTTTttgaaaagcaaacatacaatagtggtattgtatatatacgtacattttttaatgtttcataCACgtaatttttacaaaaatttgagtaagacacacaaaattcacgtattatacaaataattctcaaatgttattgaataagaataacatatgttaGAACAATTATTATAGTGGAAGActaatatctactttggatatgttgaaactagcaaattaatatttataaggtAAAAACgaatgcaactaggagggtccttttcgcttttttattttattttttattagtatagccgtgcggctatactacgatTTTTCGAAAAAATAACGTTTGACaattagttttaatttattagttaccgctcgtctatactatttattaaagacattttattttttaagtttttctagAAAGTacagccggccggctatactagtttttttatttttttttaaaaaaagaagattaattaaattgggttaaagattttatatattgattttaaaaaaaaaaacatatatgtacacataaatgtacgtacgtatttttcaataatacattcgtGCTCTATACACGTCTCACGTTTTTTGAAAAGCAAGCATACAATAGTGGTATTGTACATGTAAGTacgtatttttaatgtttcataCACGTAATTTTTACCAAATTTTGAGTgagacacaaaattcacgtattatacaaataattctcacatgttattgaataagaataacatgtgagaattataaagtTAGAGTCCAGAATTGCTTATTAAGTGTacaaaaataatcaatttaatcAATTGTCCAAACTAATCAGTTTGAACTCTTCAGATGATTTTTTGTCTAGCCCTACAAGAGTCACTAAGGCATCTTCCCTCTAAATCCAATTTTAAAGGAAAACTGTAAGGATCAATTGTACATGAACAATACAATTACGCATTTACCCATTCTAACTTATAGCGAACCCTCGTTTTAGGtaaatatttcatatttttccacAGGTTAAGGTCTTTGCAGCCCTTCAGTCCTAATAATGGGTCGAGTATGAAGGTTAGAAATTGAGTATGGGGACACATTTGGAGAAATTTCCGTGTATGGTGTTTGAAGTAGGGCGGGAATGGTATTCTAATTCCCAACTCGAACCCGccctatttaaaatatatattatttatttttcatatgaatattttgttaagCCCCTCCTTCTAACTACTCTCACCAAATATCATATTCCTCATATCATATTATATActgaattaaataatacatacAAAAATGTAAGTCTAGAACAAAACTTTTGTATTGTATGTTTAGTTtctaacctttttttttttttcctcattcataaattgttttttattggTATTTTTGTAGTAGGGTGGGACGGGATGGGGGGATTCGTTCCCCAACGAaggcaaaaatggaaaattccCAATTTGAATATTACGAAATAGAGGTGAGGATAGGGGAAGAAAGCTTAATGAGAATGGAAATGACATACACATTCCCGATTCGCCCCATTGCCATTCTAACCCTCACTTTATAACACTTTCTGGTTAACAAACGGGCACTAGGCCCAAGCATAATGCCACATGTTCCCTTTATTTCAACGGTGCATACAATTTACTTAATTATGAGCTAATAACATTAAGTCGTTTGTGTTAAttcttttgttgaattttttaacaTTATTATTTCTAGCTTTATCTTTGAAGACAATTACAATTCATCATCGtcatagctttttttttttggttaattggGTGACCAATTCATCGAAAAGCCTTTATATTATCTAGATCACAAAGAACagtttataatttttactTCACGGGATGTTATCATAGTCACATTTATGCGAGGGCTATATATAAACGAGAATGATATATGATTGTTAACATATCTTTAGGATGAAGGTTATGACTTGTTTTAGAGCACCAATAAATTGAGTTatgatgttttttatttttttggttctaaGGAGCCGAAGCTCAGAAACAAAACTACATAAACAAACTTCTAGGTCTAACAACCCCACTCAAATCTTACAGTAAGTACAAATACATCAAAAACAAATGTAGGTATTGGGGAAAACTAATGACACATAACCATTCAATAATACTAGATGCACCAACTCCCGCAGCCCCAGCTCCGGCCACCCTCTGGCTTCTCTAAAATGCTTTGCCCTCACACTCACAAAAATCTCAGATAATCTCATCGCCTTTACCATGGCTGAACTGAGCACAACAAGAACCTTTCTGGTGACAATTGTATTCTCCAAGGACTCAATCTGGTAATGTTCAGATTTTGATCGTCAGCTCCTTCCCAGCCTTCACTC
Proteins encoded in this window:
- the LOC18767486 gene encoding ferredoxin--nitrite reductase, chloroplastic → MSSSLSVQFLSPPLSSALPCCKQTRLAAATTPLAPVSKNVEAARLEPRVEERDGYWVLKEKFRGGINVQEKVKIQKEPMKLFMENGIEELAKTSFEELEKSKDSKDDIDGRLKWLGLFHRRKNHYGRFMMRLKLPNGVTTSAQTKYLASVIRKYGEDGCADVTTRQNWQIRGVVLPDVPEILKGLAKVGLTSLQSGMDNVRNPVGNPLAGIDPEEIVDTRPYTNLLSQYITANSLGNPTVTNLPRKWNVCVVGSHDLFEHPHINDLAYMPATKDGRFGFNLLVGGFFSPKRCAEAVPLDAWVSADDVIPLCKAVLEAYRDLGTRGNRQKTRMMWLIDELGIEGFRAEVAKRMPFQELERASSEDLVQKQWERRDYVGVHPQKQEGLSYVGLHIPVGRLQADDMDELAHVADKYGTGELRLTVEQNIIIPNVENSKLEALLKEPLLKNRFSPEPSILMRGLVACTGNQFCGQAIIETKARALKVTEEVERHVAVTRPVRMHWTGCPNTCAQVQVADIGFMGCMARDENGKPCEGADVFLGGRIGSDSHLGDVYKKSVPCKDLVPLVVDILVKHFGAVPREREEGED
- the LOC18767693 gene encoding 54S ribosomal protein L19, mitochondrial, coding for MSTIKEILTRRPVMATIRVTVPAGAARPSQQLSPALGQYRLNMMAFCKDFNARTQKFKPDTPMAVTITAFKDNTFEFTVKSPSVSWYLKKATGVESGSSRPGHVVASKLSVRHVYEIAKVKQSDPYCQYMPLESICKSVIGTANSMGIKIVKDLD